One genomic region from Sphingobacteriales bacterium encodes:
- the tatC gene encoding twin-arginine translocase subunit TatC produces the protein MGKINESNDKKEMGFFDHIEALRWNIMRSAVVIVLFSIIAFTQKKFIFDDLLFGPTQANFPTNRLFCWLEANYSFFTGLCIQDAHFTFINTDIAGQFMLHLQMAMYVGAIAAFPYVFWEIWRFVRPALHEREIRNTRGIVFVTSFLFTIGCLFGYFVIAPFSINFLIQYQATTIVQNMIDINSYIGILITLTIPTGILFELPMLVFLLTKLGILTPDFMRKGRKISYVAILTIVAVITPQGDITSLLLISTPVFVLYELSIGISTRVYKQIVRDEMDG, from the coding sequence ATGGGTAAAATAAACGAATCGAACGACAAGAAAGAAATGGGGTTTTTTGACCACATCGAAGCCCTTCGCTGGAATATCATGCGCTCTGCTGTGGTGATTGTCTTGTTTTCCATTATTGCGTTTACCCAAAAGAAATTCATCTTTGACGATTTGCTGTTTGGTCCAACACAAGCCAATTTTCCCACCAACCGCCTGTTTTGCTGGCTGGAAGCCAACTATTCTTTTTTTACCGGTTTATGTATTCAGGATGCTCATTTTACCTTTATCAATACGGACATTGCCGGACAGTTCATGCTGCATCTGCAAATGGCGATGTATGTAGGGGCCATTGCCGCCTTTCCCTATGTTTTCTGGGAAATCTGGCGATTTGTAAGACCGGCGCTGCATGAGCGGGAAATCCGCAACACAAGGGGTATAGTATTCGTCACATCCTTTTTGTTTACGATTGGATGTTTGTTCGGTTACTTCGTCATTGCTCCGTTCTCCATTAATTTTTTAATCCAGTATCAGGCTACTACTATAGTTCAGAATATGATTGATATAAACAGTTATATCGGGATACTGATTACATTGACCATACCTACCGGTATATTATTTGAATTGCCAATGCTGGTATTTCTATTAACCAAACTAGGCATACTTACACCGGATTTCATGCGAAAAGGCAGGAAAATATCCTATGTGGCTATTCTAACCATTGTTGCCGTGATCACCCCACAGGGTGATATCACAAGTCTGCTGCTCATCTCCACCCCTGTTTTTGTATTATATGAATTAAGTATCGGAATTTCCACCCGTGTGTACAAACAGATTGTACGCGATGAAATGGATGGATAA
- a CDS encoding DUF4271 domain-containing protein encodes MIYIYNDFISWNVVLFSLVFSVTAYVFFNTIRSYQLMGNIRIVHKLHFFLYICAFKILPVFVLVKYILKNVVA; translated from the coding sequence ATGATTTATATATATAATGATTTCATATCATGGAATGTTGTATTGTTTTCGCTGGTTTTCTCTGTAACGGCATATGTCTTTTTCAACACAATCAGAAGTTATCAACTCATGGGTAATATCCGTATCGTTCACAAACTTCATTTTTTTCTTTATATTTGTGCTTTCAAAATATTGCCTGTTTTCGTACTGGTTAAATATATTTTGAAAAATGTCGTTGCATAA
- the proC gene encoding pyrroline-5-carboxylate reductase, which produces MNVLIIGGGNMGRSFAESFLNAKILTHRQLTVIEKDHAQTLELNRMKLGQVYNDFGDFIIEKDLIILAVKPQDAYSVYPKLKPYIRENHIVLTIMAGVRLQEVEQQLGTNKVIRSMPNLPCQIGLGVTGFMVSETIPQSDIDFVRKLLETTGISIQLYDEDKLNAVTAVSGSGPAYIFYFMDAMIQQTMEYGFSLTEASKIVEQTFLGAVELYKVNDLSCKEWIDKVSSKGGTTEAALKHYNTTEVSRNIQKGMDEALLRSRELSKN; this is translated from the coding sequence ATGAACGTACTTATCATAGGCGGCGGCAACATGGGCAGAAGTTTTGCCGAAAGTTTTCTGAACGCCAAAATACTCACACACAGACAACTGACGGTAATAGAAAAAGACCATGCGCAGACGTTGGAACTCAACCGGATGAAATTAGGGCAGGTATATAATGATTTCGGTGATTTCATTATCGAAAAGGATTTAATCATACTGGCAGTAAAACCGCAGGATGCCTATTCAGTTTATCCGAAATTGAAACCGTATATCCGGGAAAATCACATCGTGCTGACCATTATGGCTGGTGTACGGCTGCAGGAAGTAGAACAGCAATTAGGCACGAACAAAGTAATACGTTCGATGCCAAACTTACCGTGTCAGATCGGTTTGGGTGTTACGGGTTTTATGGTATCCGAAACCATTCCTCAGAGTGATATAGATTTTGTCCGGAAATTATTAGAAACAACCGGCATTTCCATTCAGCTGTATGATGAAGATAAACTGAATGCCGTAACGGCAGTTTCAGGTTCCGGCCCTGCTTACATATTCTACTTTATGGATGCCATGATACAACAAACCATGGAATACGGTTTCTCCTTAACGGAGGCATCCAAGATAGTGGAACAGACCTTCTTGGGCGCTGTGGAATTATACAAAGTCAATGATTTATCCTGCAAGGAATGGATAGATAAGGTTTCCTCCAAAGGCGGCACCACGGAAGCGGCCTTAAAACATTACAATACAACCGAAGTCAGCAGAAATATACAGAAAGGGATGGATGAAGCATTGCTACGTTCCAGAGAATTGAGCAAGAACTGA
- a CDS encoding lysoplasmalogenase encodes MIYLILYFINGALTIFAEHQEFRTLMYVSKALMMPLLAIYFFTETKRIKEYRFIYIALFFSWWGDIFLMFPRSEYEPANAKVLFVCGLVSFLIAHINYIVYFFREIKGKPKVTVIIERPYLIIPFLLLGISLLILLYPTLSPMKLPVTVYTIVIISMLIAAFNRKNMVTPVSFTWVFIGALFFVFSDSCIAINLFYKPFASARAVIMSTYIMAQFLIISGVLKQILTRQQS; translated from the coding sequence ATGATTTACTTAATTCTCTATTTTATCAATGGCGCACTGACCATCTTTGCCGAGCATCAGGAATTCAGAACGCTGATGTATGTTTCCAAAGCGCTGATGATGCCATTACTGGCGATTTATTTTTTTACGGAAACTAAAAGAATAAAAGAATACCGGTTTATCTATATTGCCTTGTTCTTTTCCTGGTGGGGAGACATATTCCTGATGTTCCCCAGAAGCGAATATGAACCCGCAAACGCCAAGGTATTATTTGTCTGCGGCCTGGTCTCCTTCTTAATAGCACATATTAACTACATCGTATATTTCTTCAGGGAAATTAAAGGTAAACCCAAAGTGACCGTCATTATAGAAAGACCTTACCTGATAATTCCGTTTCTATTGTTGGGTATTTCGCTCTTAATATTATTGTATCCAACTCTCAGTCCGATGAAACTTCCCGTAACTGTCTACACGATTGTGATTATTTCGATGCTGATTGCGGCATTTAACCGGAAAAATATGGTAACCCCTGTTTCATTTACATGGGTATTCATCGGCGCACTCTTTTTTGTTTTTTCTGATTCCTGCATTGCCATTAATTTGTTCTATAAACCCTTTGCATCTGCAAGGGCGGTCATCATGTCTACTTACATCATGGCGCAATTTCTGATTATCAGCGGTGTATTGAAGCAGATTTTAACACGGCAACAATCCTGA
- the gldM gene encoding gliding motility protein GldM, which yields MSIPKENRQQMINLMYLVLTALLALNVSAEILNAFRTINNSLESSNGLLDINTKVSYTAFGAKRLKEPGNMEIPKYQERADKVMAASRSLQDYIKGLQEGIIKEAGGPGEEGTLMKRQDDLDASSRYFIEDNKKGYELKKKIEEFQAAYNTLIDTADIETVSNKLPLSTKPQKPGADWARDNFYQMPPIASLTMLTKVLSDVKSTEGLLVGYFFSKIGSSEELKPDEIVFNAFSAQITSPSAYILQGETFEANVFLAATSSKNDNVSVSVNGQGLRPDDKGIAHYKSSPGVGEYELKGNISLKNPKTNAVTSYPLPPFKYTVAAPFATVSPTKMNVFYIGVDNPVQISAAGVSASKLNVTMDNGNISGSGGNYTVRVTTQGKTNVNVSANGKSYGAFPFRIKLIPNPIAKVSGMPGGRINAAVWKAQKGVIADLENFDFDAKFEVLSFNMFYQPKLQDPGIASANGPYFSAAMQAFVSKAKPGDIFYIEEIKVKGPDGLSRKIPGIAFKID from the coding sequence ATGTCAATTCCAAAGGAAAACAGGCAGCAGATGATTAACTTAATGTATTTGGTGTTAACCGCACTTCTTGCATTAAACGTCTCTGCTGAGATCCTGAATGCATTCCGAACCATCAATAACAGTCTTGAAAGTTCAAACGGATTGTTAGATATAAATACCAAAGTGAGTTATACTGCCTTTGGTGCTAAGAGATTAAAAGAACCTGGTAATATGGAAATACCCAAATACCAGGAAAGAGCCGATAAAGTAATGGCGGCATCCAGAAGCCTTCAGGATTATATCAAGGGTCTTCAGGAAGGTATTATTAAAGAAGCGGGCGGACCCGGAGAAGAAGGTACGCTGATGAAACGTCAGGATGATCTGGATGCTTCCAGTCGCTATTTTATTGAAGATAATAAAAAAGGCTACGAACTTAAAAAGAAAATTGAGGAGTTTCAGGCTGCCTATAATACACTGATAGATACGGCCGATATAGAAACCGTTTCCAATAAATTACCTTTATCGACCAAACCACAAAAACCAGGAGCTGACTGGGCCAGAGATAACTTCTATCAAATGCCTCCGATTGCATCATTAACGATGTTAACGAAAGTATTATCAGACGTTAAATCAACAGAAGGATTGCTGGTAGGTTACTTCTTTTCCAAGATTGGAAGTTCAGAAGAGTTAAAACCGGATGAAATCGTATTTAACGCATTCTCTGCACAGATTACCTCTCCTTCTGCTTATATCCTTCAAGGGGAGACATTTGAAGCTAATGTATTTTTAGCGGCTACAAGTTCTAAAAATGATAACGTCTCCGTTAGTGTGAATGGTCAGGGGCTTCGTCCGGATGATAAAGGCATTGCCCATTACAAATCTTCCCCTGGTGTGGGTGAATATGAGTTAAAAGGAAACATCTCTCTGAAGAATCCTAAAACAAATGCGGTAACCAGTTATCCGTTACCTCCGTTTAAATATACTGTTGCAGCTCCGTTTGCAACCGTATCTCCGACAAAAATGAATGTATTCTATATCGGTGTTGACAATCCGGTGCAAATTTCTGCTGCAGGTGTTTCTGCCAGTAAGTTAAACGTAACGATGGATAATGGAAACATCTCAGGAAGCGGAGGAAATTATACGGTGCGTGTTACAACACAAGGTAAAACAAATGTCAATGTTAGTGCGAATGGCAAAAGCTATGGTGCATTTCCATTCCGCATAAAATTAATTCCGAATCCGATTGCTAAAGTTTCCGGTATGCCGGGCGGCCGAATTAATGCGGCAGTATGGAAAGCTCAAAAAGGGGTTATTGCGGATTTGGAAAACTTCGACTTTGATGCTAAGTTTGAGGTGCTGAGCTTTAATATGTTCTATCAGCCGAAATTACAGGATCCAGGTATTGCATCTGCAAACGGACCTTATTTCAGTGCTGCCATGCAGGCATTTGTTTCTAAAGCTAAACCGGGGGATATTTTCTACATTGAAGAAATTAAAGTGAAAGGACCGGATGGATTATCCCGTAAAATTCCGGGAATCGCCTTTAAAATTGATTAA
- a CDS encoding SUMF1/EgtB/PvdO family nonheme iron enzyme — MNKFRFSLIAVIAVLLASCKSSGTDGQLIGAQDRPKWDNNLLPYGMIYVPSGVFHAGPSDQDVNYAFNTKMMQMSIVGFYMDETEITNNEYRQFVEYVRDSIAHQMLGGDHLKEGENGKQAINWDMPIDMDWQTGSSVTEEGSQLEPMFYSDADRINGVKEVDPRKLMYEYTWFKWKEAAQRENMNKPRSQFMEKKKISIYPDEMVWIRDFSYSYNEPMTRTYFTHPAYDDYPVVGVTWDQCNAFCAWRTIMWNNFRLSKKEAPLDQFRLPTEYEWEYAARGGRNLSPYPWGGPYIRNTKGCLLANFKPGRGNYPEDGGFYTVNAKSYWPNDYGLYNMAGNIAEWTSTAYEDDAVAFIHDKQPDFRYDAKEDEPNVMKRKVIRGGSWKDIAYFLQCGTKSYEYQDSAKSYIGFRCLLPFMGRAMNDFGN, encoded by the coding sequence ATGAATAAATTTAGATTTTCGCTAATTGCGGTCATAGCAGTGCTATTAGCTAGTTGTAAAAGTAGTGGTACGGACGGGCAGTTGATTGGTGCTCAGGACCGTCCCAAATGGGATAATAATCTTTTACCGTATGGTATGATTTATGTTCCATCAGGAGTTTTTCACGCAGGCCCATCCGATCAGGATGTCAATTATGCATTTAATACAAAAATGATGCAAATGTCCATTGTAGGTTTTTACATGGATGAAACGGAAATAACCAATAATGAATACCGTCAGTTTGTTGAGTACGTTCGTGACTCCATAGCACACCAGATGTTGGGTGGTGACCACCTGAAAGAAGGAGAAAACGGGAAACAGGCCATTAATTGGGATATGCCTATCGATATGGACTGGCAAACAGGCAGCAGTGTTACGGAAGAAGGATCTCAGTTAGAACCGATGTTCTATTCTGATGCAGATAGAATCAACGGCGTTAAAGAAGTGGATCCCCGCAAATTGATGTATGAATACACCTGGTTCAAATGGAAAGAAGCAGCGCAGCGTGAAAACATGAACAAACCAAGAAGCCAGTTCATGGAGAAAAAGAAAATAAGCATCTATCCGGATGAAATGGTATGGATCAGGGATTTCTCTTATTCCTACAATGAGCCGATGACACGTACCTATTTCACTCACCCAGCTTATGACGATTATCCGGTGGTAGGTGTTACCTGGGATCAGTGCAATGCTTTTTGTGCCTGGAGAACAATCATGTGGAATAATTTCAGACTTTCTAAGAAAGAAGCGCCGCTTGACCAGTTCCGTTTACCGACAGAATATGAGTGGGAATACGCTGCACGTGGCGGAAGAAACTTATCCCCATACCCATGGGGTGGACCTTACATCCGCAACACAAAAGGTTGTTTGTTGGCCAACTTTAAACCGGGAAGAGGTAACTATCCGGAAGACGGTGGTTTTTACACCGTCAATGCCAAGTCTTACTGGCCGAATGATTACGGCTTATATAATATGGCCGGAAATATAGCTGAATGGACTTCAACCGCTTATGAGGATGATGCGGTGGCATTTATCCACGACAAACAACCTGACTTCAGGTATGATGCAAAAGAAGATGAACCTAATGTAATGAAACGTAAGGTTATCAGAGGAGGTTCATGGAAAGACATTGCATATTTCCTGCAATGCGGTACTAAATCATATGAATATCAGGACTCGGCAAAATCCTATATTGGTTTCAGATGCTTATTGCCTTTCATGGGAAGAGCGATGAATGATTTTGGAAATTAA
- the gldL gene encoding gliding motility protein GldL translates to MATPFLRSKLFKNGKNFLFGIGASIVILGAWAKILHLSFANTALTVGLITEAIIFAVSAFSPPEPDYYWEKYYPGLDDYEGSGGPTPGAAGGKSISASMDKMLDAAKVDQNLVTRFGDNLRHFADNVSKLGNLADATVASNDFAQSAKSAAASLTGVKDSFASAAEGMSKLAAASGDAGQYHAQVQSATKNLAALNAVYEMELQDTNTHLKAMNKFIGNLTTAITNLEGSLSDTEKYKSQMSGLAGNLEKLNHVYGNMLSAMKS, encoded by the coding sequence ATGGCAACACCATTCTTAAGATCTAAACTTTTTAAAAACGGAAAAAATTTCCTTTTTGGTATCGGAGCATCGATAGTAATTTTAGGTGCCTGGGCAAAAATCTTACACTTGTCTTTTGCTAATACGGCATTAACTGTAGGTTTGATAACAGAAGCAATAATATTTGCAGTATCAGCGTTTTCACCGCCAGAACCTGACTATTATTGGGAAAAATATTACCCTGGATTGGATGATTACGAAGGATCCGGCGGACCGACACCGGGTGCGGCAGGAGGAAAATCTATTTCAGCTTCTATGGATAAAATGCTGGATGCAGCTAAAGTAGACCAAAATCTGGTCACCCGCTTCGGCGATAACCTTAGGCATTTCGCGGATAATGTAAGTAAATTAGGTAACCTTGCAGATGCGACGGTTGCATCCAATGATTTTGCACAATCTGCTAAATCAGCAGCAGCTTCCTTAACCGGCGTTAAAGATTCTTTCGCCAGCGCGGCAGAAGGTATGAGCAAATTGGCAGCAGCGTCCGGAGATGCAGGACAATACCATGCACAGGTGCAAAGTGCCACTAAGAATCTGGCAGCATTAAATGCTGTGTATGAAATGGAATTACAGGATACGAATACACACTTAAAAGCGATGAACAAATTCATCGGCAATTTAACGACAGCTATCACTAATTTGGAAGGTTCATTATCCGATACCGAGAAGTATAAATCACAAATGAGCGGATTGGCAGGTAATTTAGAAAAATTAAACCATGTTTACGGAAATATGCTTTCAGCAATGAAATCATAA
- the gldN gene encoding gliding motility protein GldN, whose translation MKMQLKNSLLFGSLLLLAVTNGNAQGSAPTDSASVVTPASTETPAAETTAPAASTTTDPNALPPAAATSSLVEKTEVQKLPWVQEITGKRLAMGYEPIREADVFWWKNIWRVIDLREKINLHFKWPKSPFIQLMLDAIQGGKCQVYSGMDDDFTAPIDPKEALNVAGGGVDSIYVTDPGTGIQTLQVVTKEVNWNNVNKLRVKEVWFFNKQTSRMQVRIMGICPLYDNYDPTTGDFRGEVPVFWIYFPSLRQTLVNSEAYNPFPNGVRLNWDQVFAERIFGSYIYKVDNVQDFRIKDYKSGIDILYESEAKKQELFNFEHDLWEY comes from the coding sequence ATGAAAATGCAATTAAAAAATAGTTTACTTTTCGGCTCGCTGCTACTCTTGGCAGTTACGAATGGTAATGCTCAGGGTTCTGCTCCTACGGATTCTGCTTCAGTTGTAACGCCGGCTTCAACGGAGACGCCGGCTGCCGAGACAACTGCACCGGCAGCTTCTACCACTACAGACCCGAATGCTCTGCCTCCGGCTGCCGCCACGTCTTCTTTGGTTGAAAAGACAGAAGTACAGAAATTACCCTGGGTTCAGGAAATTACAGGTAAGCGATTGGCTATGGGTTATGAACCTATCCGTGAGGCGGATGTTTTCTGGTGGAAAAATATTTGGAGGGTGATTGATCTCAGAGAGAAAATTAATTTGCATTTCAAATGGCCTAAATCTCCGTTCATTCAGTTAATGTTAGATGCTATTCAGGGTGGAAAATGTCAGGTATACAGCGGTATGGATGATGATTTCACAGCTCCGATAGATCCGAAAGAAGCATTAAATGTTGCAGGTGGTGGAGTTGACTCTATCTATGTAACTGACCCGGGTACCGGTATTCAAACCTTACAGGTGGTCACAAAAGAGGTTAACTGGAATAATGTAAATAAACTGCGTGTAAAGGAAGTTTGGTTCTTCAACAAACAAACTTCCAGAATGCAGGTTCGTATCATGGGTATTTGTCCATTATATGATAACTACGATCCTACTACCGGTGATTTCCGTGGAGAAGTGCCTGTGTTTTGGATATATTTTCCTAGTTTACGCCAAACACTTGTAAACTCAGAAGCTTATAACCCGTTCCCGAATGGTGTTCGTTTGAACTGGGATCAGGTTTTTGCTGAACGTATATTCGGCAGCTATATCTATAAGGTTGACAATGTACAGGATTTTCGTATCAAGGATTACAAATCTGGTATCGATATCTTGTATGAATCTGAGGCTAAAAAACAAGAGTTGTTTAACTTCGAACACGACCTATGGGAATATTAA
- a CDS encoding uroporphyrinogen-III synthase, protein MGKKVVEKRASASKNSAVKTSKNIKATKPVPKKVAAKAALEKPKIDSVKIKKTTDAVAVKKAVSKLDVKKTTTGLPAVKAATKTPVKGDKKVLVEEKPIPAIVNPAKLKPVKSILISQPKPDLGKSPYIDIAEQFKLKLDWRPFTHVRGINAADFRKHKVYIDQFSCIIFTSRVAIEQYFRMCDELRIKISEDNRYFCLSEAIALYLQKFINYRKRKVFYGDGKLPKLMEVILKHKESGSFLLPCSNVRDKALAEALQKHNISYSEAVIYQTVASDLSDLSDVKYDMLVFFNPSAIDSLYTNFPRFSQGETRLAIFGNSTADAVKAHKLNINIFSPTPENPSLVDAIKKYIAAANKKGK, encoded by the coding sequence ATGGGTAAAAAAGTGGTTGAAAAACGCGCATCAGCTAGTAAAAACTCAGCAGTCAAAACATCTAAAAATATCAAAGCGACAAAACCTGTTCCAAAAAAGGTTGCTGCAAAAGCGGCGCTTGAGAAGCCAAAAATAGATTCTGTAAAAATTAAAAAAACGACAGATGCAGTTGCAGTAAAGAAAGCTGTTTCCAAACTTGACGTAAAAAAAACGACAACGGGATTACCGGCAGTAAAGGCAGCCACTAAGACACCTGTTAAAGGAGATAAGAAAGTATTGGTAGAAGAAAAACCTATTCCCGCAATCGTTAACCCGGCTAAACTGAAACCCGTTAAATCCATCCTGATTTCACAACCTAAACCAGATTTGGGGAAATCTCCCTATATCGATATCGCAGAGCAATTTAAGCTCAAACTGGATTGGAGGCCGTTTACCCATGTGCGTGGTATCAATGCAGCTGATTTCAGAAAACATAAGGTATATATTGATCAATTCTCCTGTATCATTTTCACCAGCAGGGTAGCCATTGAGCAGTACTTCCGGATGTGCGACGAATTGAGGATTAAAATCAGTGAAGACAACCGTTATTTCTGCCTGAGTGAAGCCATTGCGCTCTATCTTCAGAAATTCATTAACTATAGAAAACGCAAGGTTTTTTATGGTGATGGCAAACTGCCGAAACTAATGGAGGTTATCCTTAAACACAAGGAAAGCGGCAGTTTCCTGCTGCCTTGTTCCAATGTACGGGATAAGGCACTGGCCGAAGCTTTGCAGAAACATAATATCAGTTACAGTGAAGCAGTCATCTATCAGACAGTTGCAAGTGACCTTTCGGATTTGAGCGATGTGAAATATGACATGCTCGTCTTTTTTAATCCATCGGCGATAGATTCACTCTATACCAATTTCCCCAGGTTCAGTCAGGGAGAAACCCGGCTTGCCATTTTTGGAAATTCAACTGCAGATGCCGTGAAGGCTCATAAACTGAATATCAATATTTTTTCGCCTACACCTGAAAATCCATCCCTGGTAGATGCCATTAAAAAATATATTGCAGCAGCCAACAAAAAAGGCAAATAG
- a CDS encoding NupC/NupG family nucleoside CNT transporter, translated as MERFHGLIGIVVILGIAFLFSNNKKRINYRLVVSGLLLQTIIAVAILKVTPVKNFFQWLGNIMTHIEAFAHEGAGFVYGGLMTDNHAGGAIAYNQPGVFVFGFSVLATIILVCVLVAIFYHFGIMQRIVSFIAKAMNFVMRVSGAEALSNVASAFVGQVEAQVMIRPYLSTMTKSELLASMSGSLACIAGGILVIYVSFGAKAEYLLAASIMAAPGALVISKIVFPETEESQTMGNVKLEVKTPYKNMIDAISHGASDGMKISVNVIAMLIGFIALIAMVNYLLGKIGAVTHLPFVLSLDWIFGKLFYPIAWCMGVPNQDVNTVATLMGQKLSINEFVAFFNMTKNGLAPVTDKGLLIASIAICGFANFSSVGMQIGGIGELAPERRGDLAKLGMKALLCGTLASYLSATIAGILM; from the coding sequence ATGGAAAGATTTCACGGTCTAATCGGCATAGTAGTTATATTGGGTATTGCCTTCTTATTTTCAAACAACAAAAAAAGAATCAACTACAGATTAGTTGTGAGCGGATTGCTTCTGCAAACCATCATAGCCGTTGCTATTCTGAAAGTAACGCCTGTCAAGAATTTCTTTCAGTGGCTCGGAAATATCATGACCCATATTGAAGCCTTTGCACATGAGGGTGCAGGTTTTGTTTATGGCGGATTAATGACGGACAATCATGCCGGTGGGGCCATAGCTTATAACCAACCGGGAGTATTCGTGTTTGGATTCAGCGTACTGGCGACCATCATTCTGGTATGTGTATTGGTGGCCATATTCTATCATTTTGGTATCATGCAACGCATCGTATCCTTTATAGCTAAGGCGATGAACTTCGTCATGCGTGTCTCCGGTGCGGAAGCGCTCAGCAATGTCGCCAGCGCTTTTGTCGGACAGGTGGAAGCGCAGGTAATGATCCGACCCTATTTATCTACCATGACAAAGAGTGAATTACTGGCGAGTATGTCAGGCAGCCTGGCCTGCATTGCAGGTGGTATTTTGGTTATTTATGTAAGTTTTGGTGCCAAGGCGGAATATTTGCTGGCTGCCAGTATCATGGCGGCTCCGGGTGCACTCGTGATATCTAAAATTGTGTTCCCGGAAACGGAAGAAAGCCAAACCATGGGTAACGTAAAGCTGGAAGTCAAAACCCCTTACAAGAATATGATTGATGCCATCAGCCATGGTGCCAGCGACGGTATGAAAATCTCTGTAAATGTTATTGCTATGCTGATCGGATTTATAGCCCTGATTGCTATGGTCAATTACCTGTTAGGAAAAATAGGTGCTGTCACCCATTTGCCGTTTGTGCTGTCTTTAGACTGGATCTTTGGTAAATTATTTTACCCGATTGCCTGGTGTATGGGTGTACCAAATCAGGATGTGAATACGGTGGCAACCCTGATGGGTCAAAAACTTTCCATCAATGAGTTTGTGGCATTTTTCAACATGACTAAGAACGGATTAGCTCCTGTCACTGATAAAGGCCTGCTGATTGCCAGCATAGCCATCTGCGGATTTGCCAATTTCAGTTCAGTAGGCATGCAAATCGGCGGCATAGGTGAGCTGGCTCCGGAACGCAGAGGCGATTTAGCGAAACTGGGTATGAAAGCGCTCCTGTGCGGTACACTTGCTTCCTATCTGTCCGCTACTATTGCAGGTATCTTGATGTAG
- a CDS encoding PorP/SprF family type IX secretion system membrane protein: MPVRCAIERLLMLCSIMCGMITTYAQIQPATSHYMFNPQMTNPAFYGSKDGINFTANYRHQWAKLEGQPKTVHVAVDARLSQAHGGVGLVVSNDMLGAFTNTSFRVGYAFIQSVRNKLSIGIAISAGVTFSKLDGTKLITPQGTGSSLNDDLLSNQVQRSIRPDLAVGISLVSRYIEVGIVYSNLINAKDKFKGDAGTLRPQYGGVFQVYAGSKIKVGKDFSIKPSISLMTDFKEFQTDISFLAGYKEYAMLGINVRGYNKKAFESLSPLLSVSPVKNLSVIYSYDVSLNKLNKVNSGSHEITLNYLLPNKKLYKNPKMINNPRFL, encoded by the coding sequence ATGCCAGTCCGTTGTGCGATAGAAAGATTATTAATGTTATGCAGTATCATGTGTGGCATGATTACCACCTATGCACAAATTCAGCCGGCAACATCTCATTACATGTTTAATCCGCAAATGACCAATCCTGCCTTCTACGGAAGTAAAGACGGGATAAATTTTACCGCGAATTACCGTCATCAATGGGCCAAACTGGAAGGACAGCCGAAGACCGTTCATGTTGCTGTGGATGCCCGCCTTTCGCAGGCGCATGGCGGTGTCGGATTAGTGGTTTCGAACGATATGCTGGGCGCGTTTACCAATACTTCTTTCAGAGTCGGATATGCTTTTATCCAGTCTGTACGTAATAAACTTAGCATTGGCATAGCAATCAGTGCCGGGGTTACCTTTTCGAAATTAGACGGAACGAAATTAATTACGCCTCAGGGAACCGGCTCCAGTTTGAATGATGACCTACTTTCCAATCAGGTACAGAGAAGTATCCGGCCGGATTTGGCCGTTGGAATCTCTCTGGTAAGCAGGTATATTGAAGTGGGAATCGTTTACAGTAACCTGATCAATGCCAAAGATAAATTTAAAGGCGATGCAGGAACCCTGCGTCCCCAATATGGCGGTGTTTTTCAGGTATATGCCGGCAGCAAAATTAAAGTCGGGAAAGATTTCAGCATAAAACCTTCCATTTCTTTAATGACGGATTTTAAAGAATTCCAGACAGATATCAGCTTTTTGGCCGGATACAAAGAATATGCCATGTTGGGAATTAACGTCAGAGGATACAATAAAAAAGCTTTTGAGTCGTTATCTCCGTTACTGAGCGTGAGTCCGGTAAAGAATTTAAGTGTAATTTACAGCTACGATGTTTCGTTGAATAAACTTAATAAAGTTAACAGCGGTTCACATGAAATAACACTGAACTATCTGTTGCCTAACAAAAAACTCTACAAAAACCCGAAAATGATCAATAATCCCCGGTTTTTGTAA